The Paramisgurnus dabryanus chromosome 3, PD_genome_1.1, whole genome shotgun sequence genome includes a window with the following:
- the LOC135768950 gene encoding uncharacterized protein, which yields MLMLVKEELEKMTDPQPCKIKDEETEEQIDMIEVKEESQAEVDEKHQIVKINHNVSKKETLKTEDIKCENSFSEDERPADHKRTHSEEKPFTCQQCGKSFRTKDNLRSHMRTHSKEKPFTCQQCGKSFRTKAHLKEHKRTHSEKKTFTCQQCGKSFRTKAHLKAHMRTHSEEKPFTCQQCGKSFRRKDNLKTHMSNHSEEKPFTCEQCGKSFRTKVSLNSHVRIHTGEKTHACHHCEKSFKTVGDLNKHLRIHTGEKPHACHHCEKCFTTVGERNKHLRIHTGEKPYACHHCEKSFTTASALKKHLRIHTGEKPYTCQLCRKSFTFNSGLFQHMKTHSGEKLHACHHCDKSFLDKVKLKIHMRIHTGEKPFTCHLCGKSFTIKTTLNVHMRIHTGEKPHPCHHCEKSFITACNLKKHLRIHTGEKPYTCHLCGKSFVTNPNLKIHMRIHTGEKPHPCHQCGKSFTTAGKLKTHMRSHTGEKPYICSQCGKSFSAESNFKIHARIHTGERAFTCHECEKCFRSKSNLITHMKIHKGEKPHVCFQCGKCFSMECQLKKHMITHTGEKPYICPHCEKSFTSEGTLRSHMTVHTEEKTFTCHHCGKGFTVRRDLNDHVRIHTGEKPYVCQQCGKSFRTKPNLNAHLITHTKEKPFTCHECEKSFKTKANLKKHARFHNQ from the exons ATGTTGATGCTGGTGAAAGAGGAGCTTGAGAAGATGACAGATCCACAACCATGCAAAATAAAGGATGAAGAAACTGAGGAACAAATAG ATATGATTGAAGTGAAAGAGGAGAGTCAAGCTGAAGTGGATGAGAAACAtcagattgtaaaaataaaccataatGTTTCAAAGAAAGAAACTCTGAAGACAGAAGACATAAAGTGTGAAAATAGTTTCAGTGAAGATGAACGCCCTGCAGATCACAAGAGGACTCACAGTGAAGAGAAACCTTTcacatgtcaacagtgtggaaagagtttcagaacAAAAGATAACCTTAGATCACACATGAGGACTCACAGTAAAGAGAAACCTTTcacatgtcaacagtgtggaaagagtttcagaacAAAAGCTCACCTTAAAGAACACAAGAGGACTCACAGTGAGAAGAAAACTTTcacatgtcaacagtgtggaaagagtttcagaacAAAAGCTCACCTTAAAGCACACATGAGGACTCACAGTGAGGAGAAACCTTTcacatgtcaacagtgtggaaagagtttcagaagAAAAGATAACCTTAAAACACACATGAGTAATCACAGTGAGGAGAAACCTTTCACATGTgaacagtgtggaaagagtttcagaacAAAAGTTAGCCTTAACTCACATGTAAGGATTCACACCGGAGAAAAAACACACGCATGCCATCACtgtgaaaagagttttaaaACTGTCGGTGACCTTAACAAACATTTGAGGATTCACACTGGCGAGAAACCACACGCATGCCATCACTGTGAAAAGTGTTTTACAACTGTCGGTGAGCGTAACAAACATTTgaggattcacactggagagaaaccatacGCATGCCATCActgtgaaaagagttttacaacTGCCAGTGCCCTTAAGAAGCATTTgaggattcacactggagagaaaccttacacttgtCAACTATGCAGAAAGAGTTTCACCTTTAACTCAGGCCTTTTCCAGCACATGAAAACTCACAGTGGGGAAAAGCTACACGCATGCCATCACTGTGACAAGAGTTTCCTAGATAAAGTTAAACTTAAGATacacatgagaattcacactggagagaaaccatttacatgtcatctgtgtggaaagagtttcacaaTAAAAACTACCCTTAACGTACACATGAGgattcacaccggagagaaaccaCATCCGTGCCATCACTGTGAAAAGAGTTTTATAACTGCATGTAacctaaaaaaacatttgagaattcacactggagagaaaccttacacttgtcatctgtgtggaaagagtttcgtTACAAATCCCAACCTTAAAATACACATGAGgattcacaccggagagaaaccaCATCCGTGccatcagtgtggaaagagttttacaacTGCAGGTAAACTTAAGACTCACATGAGAAGTCACACTGGAGAGAAGCCTTACATATGctctcagtgtggaaagagtttttcTGCTGAAAGTAACTTTAAGATTCATgcaagaattcacactggagagagagCGTTCACTTGCCATGAGTGTGAAAAATGTTTCAGAAGTAAGAGTAACCTTATAACACACATGAAAATTCACAAAGGAGAGAAACCTCACGTGTGTTTTCAGTGTGGAAAGTGTTTCAGTATGGAGTGTCAACTTAAGAAACACATGATaactcacactggagagaaaccttacatatGTCCTCActgtgaaaagagttttacaaGTGAAGGCACTCTTAGATCACACATGACAGTTCACACAGAAGAAAAAACTTTCACATGTCATCACTGTGGAAAGGGGTTTACAGTAAGACGTGACCTTAATGATCATGTGAgaattcacaccggagagaaaccatacgtgtgtcaacagtgtggaaagagtttcaggaCAAAACCAAACCTTAATGCACATTTGATCACTCACACTAAAGAGAAACCGTTCACATGCCAtgagtgtgaaaagagtttcaaAACAAAAGCTAACCTTAAAAAACATGCAAGATTTCACAATCAGTAG